Part of the Gammaproteobacteria bacterium genome, TTTTGGCACGCATTTTCGGAGAATCAGTGGGTAGATTTTCTCGATCAATTTCAGGTTGATGCTTAATGGCCATGGTATCAAAGCCTTAAATAATGTTAACCCCAATACAATAATACAAGATTCATAATAAATGTTGCGCTTTACTACAAAAAATAGTAAATTTTCCAATATTGATAAATTTACTAAAAAAATGAGTGCGATCATACTTTAGATATAAATAGAATGACAGTATAGGCCTTTTAGCCAATTATACCTATTTTTTGGCAAGTTGAAATTCTTATCATTTTAACCCAGAGAAAGAAAAACGCATGATGTCCGCTAAAATATTTCAATTTGTTTGATGAATAGACTAATGATATCTAAAAAAGGAAATCTTGTTATCAAAATCTAATCTAAATAAAAGGAAATCAAATGAATAAAGACACCAACAAAAAATCAAAACTCATCGAAGCAAGATATGACAAAAAAATTATTTTTACTGAACATGAGATTCAATGCATTTTGCGATATATGCAAAATAATTCTTTATCCGACATTGGAATAAATTTAGAATTAAAGTTAAATACTGTCCACTTTTATCTTACGAATGCTATACAAAAGTTGTATTTATCAGGCAAAGCTCTATAGAACCTATCCGATACACATATCTTATTTAATCGTCGTTTCGGCAAGATGCGGTGAGGAAAGGAAGGGTGGAGGAAGCGAATCTTTCTCGTCTTATGATCTGGATCCCTGCATCCTGCC contains:
- a CDS encoding LuxR C-terminal-related transcriptional regulator translates to MNKDTNKKSKLIEARYDKKIIFTEHEIQCILRYMQNNSLSDIGINLELKLNTVHFYLTNAIQKLYLSGKAL